tattaggggaccactaaggtctatataaaagagacttcagatccagtattaggggaccactaaggtctatataaaagagacttcagatccagtattaggggaccagtaaggtctttataaaagcatccagagagcaccatgtcatggtaAAGGATAAACTTTGATGGATGTTTTAGGAACAAAACTCTTCAGCTGGATGATGATACATGCTGCTGTTGCCTCTCTACCAGCCAGACAAGGAGAACCGTTAGCTGAGACGAACGCAGTCTGTTAAATCAGGACATTGTTGTAGCTAATCAAGTGACTTTCTATGCTTTTGGGTCAACTTGAGGCAGGACACGTGAGCGGgctttattgtaaatatataaatatattataagcAGGGGGGTTAAAGTCACAAatataaaccaaaaaaacacaaaccaaacactGTGAACCATATGGGTACATATGATCAGCAAGTCACAGTCCACATTCCTTCTACACCAGTATGCCTCACACCTGTGCATTTTCATCACCTGCTGCTTGGGTCAAACTGTATATGAACCTCAtcttttgtggtttttattCTTCATCCCTTTCAAGTGATGTGTGAACGCTGGTTGTCATGTAATTATTTAAGATAACTggatttttttctaatgttagaGGCATAGTTCGGACGTTTTGAGGTGTGGTTGTGGGAGCTATTTTTTCATAGTAAGTGTGTTAGATGGGATagcttctgttatgatttgacaccataaattcaatttatttgaattattgTTGTGAGACTGGTGGATCCAAACTGTCCCTTAACAAACTACCCGATCGAGGCAGCGGTAGACCACCCACTCTTGTGTTCTGCAtggtaaaatgaatgtttttgtctgatGGCAGCAGGACGTTACTTAGCTTCCTTGTACTTCCATCTGCTGCAGCTGACACACTGACTGTGGGGAAGTAGCTCACACAACCACTCTTAATAACATCTGAACTGTCCCTTTATTCATCTGCGCGGTCTGTGAAGATGCTGACTACCGTTCAAAAAATTGTAATCTGCTGTTTTATTGatgtttctcttctttccttcaATTCCCTTCATTTAAACAGACATCCAAACTAAATAATTCAATCAACAAATGTATTACTGATATTAGAAATAGTTTTAACCCCAAAAGAAGAGGAATTAAATCAATGTCCCTACAGTGCTGCATTACGGGAGAATATTGAAACCTGAATATGAATTAGTTTACCAGTCCAGAGAAAAGGTAAAGGACCCTCTATCATTAACAAACCACAATGGTGCAATATGTGTTCTTTGGGTCCTCTGCAGTCTACTCAGTGGTTAGATGGAAGAGGTTTAAGCTGGGATTGGTCAGTCCAGAGTATGTTCAGCTGATattctgatattattttaacaatgtaCCCCATTGAAATATGTTCAAGACCAGCACAAAACATTTTGGGTAGACAATCAATGCCTTGCTGTATAGACTGTTCCCACAGCCAACCTTGTTGTTGTCATGTTCCCATAGCCATATGTTACCATAGACTGTAgagttttttatatatatatacagtatatatatatatatatatatatatatatatatatatatatatatatatatatatatatatactggatatatatatatatatatggatatatatatatatatatatatatatatatatatatatatcaagtctataaaaaactgaaaatagaaatATCTAGATAAGATCAAAGATCATCTAGACACTTCAAATTGTCCTCTGTGGCAGCAGATTACCAACTTTTGATCGGTAAAGGGTGTGTGTGCTTAAATTAACGTAAACCCTTGACATGATGCACTTCTGCAATGGATTTctccaaaatgaaaagaatatatattttttaaatgtcagcagGAATAAGCAGCAGAGGGTGTTGTTGACATGTTGTCATTCCAGCGCAGTAAAAACCCATTTACTCCAACAGTTACTGACTTCTCCATAGTGACGTGGTCCAGAAACAGTCGTCACAGCAAAATCTCAACGTAAGTCACgttggttttatttattattatttattttcaatattgttattttttcctaCTTGAAAAGATGTGAAGAGATAATAAACTGTGTGTTGCATTTGACTGAATGAAAGTTCAACAACGTGGAGTCGAGTTTATTTATGGAGCAGGAATACACGTTAGACATCGAGCTAGCGTGCCATCACAGTGGCGTTCGTCTCCATCGTCCCCGGAGAcgaaaacaaacaagaaatgcATTTTGAGAATCTTGTGATCCTTttaagctttgtgtgtgtgtgtgtgtgtgtgtgtgtatgtgtgtgtgtttgtgtgtgcgcgtctcAGAGGAGAGCGCAGCTTTTAAACAAGAACCTTCTGCCCAATtgaacaacagagagagagagagagagagagagagagagagagagagagagagagagagcaagcagaggacatgttgaaatcaatggCAGTGATTCTAACtgaggtcaaatttgaaccgtaacacagtacatttactcaataaCAATTGAGTATTTCCACTTTCTGCTACTTTATGCTTCATCCCTCAAATATCTGTGTATTATCTGTTGTCTGTATGTTTTAACAGAACTTGTCCATGCAACGTGAACCACAGTATTATTGTATATAATTTGTGGTAAAACACAcgttttaaaatgaatatccatttttttcgacattttgGGCGATGTTTCAGACATTTATGTCCTTTTTTGCGACcactttgacactttttcagacgtttttgtctacatttttcaacattttcagagTTTTACAAACTGAGCAGCTTTATAAACCAAGCCTTGACTATTCTGTTCTGTATTCTGACGACATatgatttccatttttttttaattccttttctgttattttacagatttattttttagagtatACTAACTTTTTAActcaacaagtcctccaaaccactggttcccaaagtggggtcCGGGGACCCCCATGGGTCCTTGATAGGGTTCCAGGGGGTCCCCAGTAAACAGGggaatcattttcttttacactaACTtcatccataagtaacacagTGACAGAATGTACGACTATTTTTGTCTATCTTCGCTTTTCACTTTGGTTTTCAAACGTTGTTTGGTTGAAcctttgtttaaatatgtataattttgattttatttcatttagcgcataaaacaataaaaataaaactgtgttaAATATACAGAGATTTAGAGGTGTAGTAGGTAAGACCCATATTcaagtagaactacatgaagcagttaaaaaaaaccaCCTATATACTCAGGTAGAAGACAGGGTTTTAAAAAACTTCCATTGAAGTCTATAgaactcaagctttttactgaagtaaaagtgtaaaagtattggttttaaaactactaaaagtataaaagtaaaggtAATGGAAAAGCTGAGGCTGCCCCAGAGGGGCCTGTAGTGCACTACCCCAcctccccaaaaaaacatgtttctaagGGCCTCGATGACTATAATATTACGTTTAAACGTTCATGTTGAAATTTTTGGGATGCACCTGTTTCAGCCACATTCAGGCCAATTAAAAATGAACGCATTTTAgtacaatgcaaatacattaaataatcaCATATGTGTACTACTGAGCATTAAAGAACCATATATGTGTACTACTGAGCATTAACATGTGTTTCATGGAGCGGAATATATGACAACTAGTAAGTTAAGTTCTGCAATGGTGCAAAAACTCCAACTTCAGAGGCATTTTATCAACAGCCAACCCGCTGGAATCTGTGAGTGCAACGGAGTCACTCCATCTGGAGACCGGGATTTATCTGgatgggtttttgtttgtgtttttttgaacGATGACAAGCCGGAACGAACACAAGCCAAACTGAAATAGAAGAAGGTTTGTTAaagcctgtttttttgtgagtcTTGAGTTGTCCTACGCTCAGGGTGTCATTAAAAAGTGGACCAAGTGACACAGTCAAAGCTGTCTCCGTGCTCTTCCTCTATCCACGCCCCGAAAGCACTTGTATGTAATTACAACAAGTTAGACTCAGactagacttctctttattaatccttttaggatgactcctgcaaggaaattgaaagttttagcagcagttttagcaagaaaaagaaataagacaacaaaattacaataataagataacaacaataagaacattcgtcaaataaacaaataaaagaccagaaattattattaaagtgtcagtgttgagtccagtgttaaagtgaccaggtgtgaatttaaatccaggtgtgcatgtatgtatgtctgtatgtactgtatgcacgCATgactgcatgtatgtatgtatgtatgtatgtatgtgtactggatgtatgtatgtatgtatgcatgtatgtatgtatgtatgtatgtatgtatgtgtactgtatgtatgtatgtgcactgtatgtatgtatgtgtactgtatgaatgcacgtatgtatgtatgtatgtatgtatgtatgtatgtatgtatgtgtactgtatgaatgtacgtatgtatgcatgtatgtatgtattgtcctctctgccctatttcctcccCCCTCTAGTGAGGAGTTAATAGTTAACACTAACAATAACTAGCGTTACACACGAGACGCGTacaagaagaaacacacacagtcttggCCATCATCTGGATTCAATTGAAGATCTGGAAGAAGCCGATACAGACCATAAATGATGTCAGGCTGTGGGGAATAAGCGTATAAGTTGTAAAGCTAAAGGGCAATCTGGAGTTTAGAAGCTTAAATGAAGTGAACATTCACTACTTCCTCAcatgaagaagagaggagagctTCTCCTGCGGTTAATCATTGATGTCACGCTAATGCACTGAGTGGGGTAATCTGCAGAAACCCACTGTGACAGGATTCATGAGGATTTTCAAAGGATGGCATCATAAGAACCATAGATTGGAAACGCGAACGCTTAAAGACACCAACAATGTTAGTCACTGCACGCCAAGCAGCTGGAGGCAAACTGTGGCGGCACCACAGAAGTTCTCATGGTGACTGCACCATGAGAACTTCTTCGTACTTTCCTCCACCTCAGCATGTTGTGCAGTCAAACATCGTTTAGACTCACAGAACTCTATTTTCAATGCTAGTCTCCCAGTAAACTAAATGTTAGCATCAAATGATGCTCAATACACATATAACATTTCCATCTGACTGAACAATGCAGGCATAAAAAGGCACAGAGTCTTGGCCGTCATGTGCCTTCGATCTGGAAGAAGAtgacacagaatataaatgatgCCAGACCATGTGGAATAAGCTGAGTTTAATAACTGAAAACCCTGAAGGGGAATCTGTATGTTTAGAAGCTTATGTGATGAAAAGCCATAGTGGCGATGTGGACTTCCCAGGAGGGAGCTGTCTTGCCAACATGGCTCTCAGTGATGCATCTGTATGCATGAGAGCTCCGCTCATAACATGGATCCTCAAGTAACCACTCCATATGTCAACATTACATCTCTTTTAGAATAACTATCTCACTTTCCTCCAGGCTTAGTCCAGAGTTAAAAGGCTCACAATCAGGGGCGGAGCCAGACATTGTGCACCTTCGGGGGTCAGCCATTTGAGATAATGCAGTATTGACAAGAATATAAGatgtgttccccccccccccccccatgaatATATCTGAAAAGTGAGGTTGTCCGATTgtaacgcattctcatgaacgggtctGTATGATATTGCACGAAAATGTATGGACACAGAAGCGTGTGATGTCCTACAAAATTAGGAGAGCACCGGGTGGTCACATGATGCCGGCTGGCTATGAGCTCCATGGCGTTGAGCAGCAGTTGCTATTTGTTGAAGCCACTAGATCGCTTTGTGACGCCTGCAACAGACCTCCATTATGAAGGAGACCTTTAGAGGCAataacaacaaaggcacctgactaagcgtccgtattttatgggagtgagaatgtgttggcaGATAATAAAAAACTAACCCTCAAGAAGCTTAAACACATAACTTGCTAAAATAGTCCATCTACAACCATTAGATCTGAGAGAAGCCCCCAAGTTTTTGACAGCTGATCTGGTGTATGATGCCAGAGCTCCCGAACTATTACACTCTGTTTTAACTTCCTTCAAGTTGAGAAAGTTGTCAGAGAGCCAAGACTTAACATCAGTGATACAACGAAGCAGGGAGTTTAGTGCGACACTGTCATTTGCTTTGATAGGCAAGTagatttgcaaatcatctgCATAGCAATAAAAAGATAGGTTGTGCTTTCCTACAATAGCCTCTAAAGGCAGCATATGATGTATAAAGaaaccacaatgcttcttaatacATTTACGTTGATGCTGTCACTGTCAGAGGAACAAATGTCAGGTATACTGACATAAATCAAAACAGTAATGATTTGCGTACTGAGTCTAACAGTGGCTCCATAACTGCTGCCAGGACCTTGAAGGTCTTCTGTAAAGGGAGCGCTTGTACGTTCAACTTGAGACTATATTTAACTCAGTTCAACGGCCTTTCTATCAATTTTACTTCTGATTTGTGATGTGTTCTCTACCTCGATCCACCTTCAGaccctttttgtgttttcaggtaCCAAACTCATAGCTGACCCTCTTGGGGGTCCTGACCCCCAGGTTGAAAACCACTGATCTACTGTACTCAAACACATTGCATTACACTTTTTGTATCCgacaaataaagttgtttaaTAGAATGTGATcactttataaaatataaagcatTGTTCAGTGCACAACATTCCCTTCTCATCAAGTCATTTAGTCCGTATAAAGTCCTTAAATTGACCTatcactggaaaaaaagaatagaatttTCCTTAGTTCTAGTGAAGCGGCATGGCTTTTAATTGTTGTTTCaagcacacatttaaacaaactgatCTAAATTACAGTCAAACATATATAAaccaaaaatatgaaatataaaccAAATGTATAAATCGTTATGTCTCATTAGTCCTGACCATTATTAGTCGGTCTATAAACATTAGTCGGTCTATAGACCTCCACAGAGTCCTGGGgtgaggtctaatcagccagattacctggaaacacctgtgtgggtgttcatcAACAGATaggaaacaggtgtgtgtgtgtttctctagACGGTATATTAACTGGGCTTTGACCGTGAACTAGTCCACTCAGAACCGATACCAGGACTCCTGATAGCTACTGCAGAACAACTTGTTGCCATCATGCTGTTTGTCtggttctgtgtttttgtttctgctttcaCCGGTCGCTTTGTAACAGAACAATCTCCTCCTCCAGGTGACTATATAGACGTCCCGGTGAACCGCACCGATGTTTTAGAAGCAGCGTGGTTTGCTGTGGATGAATTCAACAAAGGCCCCTCAATCTACATGTTTAATTTCACAATTGTGGAGATAACATCGGCTAAAATGCAGGTAACGTCAAACCTTAATATTCTACTACGGAAGAGGATCAGGGCCAATGTCAAATGTAGTTGTcgcttaaatatttttttgttgttaaactgcaTTTCTGAGTGTGCTTCCTGTAACTTTAGGTTGTTGGAGGATTTAACTACTTCCTGGAAATGCTCCTGGGACCTGCAACGTGCCAGACGGTCAACGCTGCTGCTATCAAAGGCAACGCTGCTCCTAATGAATGTCCTTTCAAGGCAAGTTTAAGATATCAGGTTGTGTATAAAACTCAGAACTACACCTTAAAGCCCATCACTGGTCTGTCCCCGTGCATCAATGTCATGTTTAACAGGATGCACTAATTGTTTGCCTTTTCTTATATTCCAGGACCTTAAGTGCACCTTCACCGTTAATGTAATCCCTTGGGAAGATTCACATGTCCTTCTGCAAAAGGAATGCAAGTCAACCACTGATTCTGACTGACGTTGCAAATAAAACTTATTGAATtgtgattcagttttttttttttttttgttaaatttaaaatgaaccaCGATCAATGCTATTGACTTTAATAAACCAGGGATGTCATTGGCTCACCATTATGGCACTTCTGAGTTGGGTCACCTTGTTTCAGTGACTAAGGCATCTTGTCCATGCATGTGTCTCGGCAGCTGTAAAGCTAAGTTGGGTGTCATACACATGGCTGCAGACTACACCCCTCCACACTGCAACCACAGTCCTAAGGACTCTGCTTGGAGCAATGCTGTTACAGATTACACTACCTAGACCGGAAATACTTTCCCTTACACTTGTGTACATTTTTCTGTTGGAAGGATCCACTCCTATGCTGTGGAATTAAAACCCACTAGTAAATAGTTTGGATTGTTGGAGAATAATGCACAACCTGCAAACCAGGGGCTGAAGTAGTGTTTGTGTAATTGACTTGGTTCTTAATGTCGTGCCCAGCGGGTATACTGTGAGCTAAATCAAAAGCCTAATGATTTGGGAACTAAAGGTGCATGCTGGAGTCCAGCATGCAACAGTGGCTCCTGCTATAACTCCTACCAGGTCCTTGAAGGTCTGTAAGGCTCCGTTTGTGTCAGACACATGGCTCCTAAATGGGGACAACACACCTCCACACTAACAGGGACTCTTCATTGAGGCAGGGGTTGTTGATTCaactaaaatgtaatacttCAGTTCAATGGCATTTCTATGGTTTGATGTGTTCTCTACCTCGACCCACCTTCAGACTTTGTTCCAAGTACGAAACTCACCGTCATTTTTACTATCTGATTTCCCCTGGAAATTATTTGCGACTCTGAGCACCATTGATCCACTGTactcaaacacatttcattacaCTTTCTGTATCTGAAAACAAGCAGTTTCATGCAAAACGTGATCACTTTATAAAATATGAAGCATCGTTCAGTGTACAAAATCCCCTTAACATCAAATCATTTAGTCTGTAACAAAGTCCTTAAATTGACCTATCGCTAAAagaataaaaccttttttcaatgtaaaacaggttgaatttcttttgtttgtgtttattgtccccatggTGAAATTATGTTGTCAGGAAACATTAGGTGaagcacacatttaaacacactgatttaaattacaatcaaaaaataaacaaattgtatGATTTTTGCATGAACATTTAGAGGGGCCGCAGCTTTGAGAAGAGTGTCACAAATATGTCacaaatatttttgaccaataGGAATAATAAAGGTCTCATTAGTCCTGACCTAACAGGAGCATCTGAGCTAACGAGAGAAAGATAATCAGTCGGTCTATAGACCCCCACAGAGTCCTGGGgtgaggtctaatcagccagattaCCTGGAAACACCTGTGTGGATGTTCATCAACAGATaggaaacaggtgtgtgtgtgtttctctagACGGTATATTAACTGGGCTTTGACCGTGAACTAGTCCACTCAGAACCGATACCAGGACTCCTGATAGCTACTGCAGAACAACTTGTTGCCATCATGCTGTTTGTCtggtt
This sequence is a window from Etheostoma cragini isolate CJK2018 chromosome 21, CSU_Ecrag_1.0, whole genome shotgun sequence. Protein-coding genes within it:
- the LOC117937198 gene encoding cystatin-C-like; the protein is MLFVWFCVFVSAFTGRFVTEQSPPPGDYIDVPVNRTDVLEAAWFAVDEFNKGPSIYMFNFTIVEITSAKMQVVGGFNYFLEMLLGPATCQTVNAAAIKGNAAPNECPFKASLRYQVVYKTQNYTLKPITGLSPCINVMFNRMH